One Frankia alni ACN14a DNA window includes the following coding sequences:
- a CDS encoding enoyl-CoA hydratase/isomerase family protein translates to MKYIRATRYTSDTGRSDDETGIMTNACSTLTISLAGGVANVVIDNPPINLLDTALMTDLDRFAAAMSGAHDIRVIVFDSADPDFFVAHGDMTTADAPAAFAALPLAPEQDQSLNPMMRLHERIRSLPQITIGKVRGLARGGGAELLSAMDLRFASLERAAMAQMECRLGIIPGAGGTAYLPGLVGRARALEIILGGQLVDAATAERIGWVNRAVPDTELDHVVDTLAARIAALPPGVARAATEAVDTAVESTTHGLRKANELLKGLFDEPAATRLARAALAAGAHTRDGERRLEALVDDIT, encoded by the coding sequence TTGAAGTATATCCGCGCTACTAGATATACATCAGATACCGGACGGTCTGACGACGAAACGGGAATCATGACTAACGCATGTTCGACCCTCACGATCTCTCTCGCCGGCGGCGTGGCGAACGTCGTGATCGACAACCCTCCCATCAATCTGCTCGACACCGCCCTGATGACGGACCTGGACCGGTTTGCGGCCGCGATGTCCGGCGCCCACGACATCCGGGTGATCGTTTTCGACAGCGCGGATCCGGACTTCTTCGTCGCGCACGGCGACATGACGACCGCCGACGCCCCCGCGGCGTTCGCTGCCCTCCCCCTCGCGCCCGAACAGGACCAGTCCCTCAACCCGATGATGCGCCTGCACGAACGCATTCGGTCGCTGCCGCAGATCACCATCGGCAAGGTGCGCGGACTGGCCCGCGGCGGCGGTGCGGAACTGCTGTCCGCGATGGACCTGCGGTTCGCCTCGCTCGAACGCGCCGCAATGGCGCAGATGGAGTGTCGGCTGGGAATCATCCCGGGTGCGGGAGGCACTGCCTACCTGCCTGGTCTCGTGGGTCGCGCGCGTGCTCTGGAGATCATCCTCGGCGGGCAGCTGGTCGATGCCGCGACCGCGGAACGGATTGGATGGGTGAACCGGGCCGTGCCGGACACCGAGCTCGACCACGTCGTCGACACCCTCGCCGCCCGCATCGCCGCTCTTCCTCCCGGCGTCGCCCGCGCCGCGACCGAAGCGGTCGACACCGCGGTCGAATCGACCACGCACGGCCTGCGGAAGGCCAACGAGCTCCTCAAGGGACTGTTCGACGAACCCGCCGCAACCCGTCTCGCCAGGGCTGCACTGGCCGCCGGCGCGCACACCCGCGACGGAGAGCGCCGCCTCGAGGCTCTTGTCGACGACATCACCTAG
- a CDS encoding glycosyltransferase family 2 protein, protein MRVDVVTAAHAEYAGYLPAAWESLRRQRHPHWTWRVQIDGPSDDVLDTLAACGAAADGRVRIGAHGTREGPGVARNIALGECTAPLVQNLDADDELEPDALAALSGALATHPAAGYAVGHARDLHGDGTLHTLLLAVPAGPLARGALAVAWASALPDQTLPPVHPAGVMWRRTLLLAVGGWAALRGVEDTATLIAGSALATGILLDIPTLRYRRHDAQRSRQNGNFSGGGGQYLLIWQRAALLAAGHPWEDR, encoded by the coding sequence ATGCGGGTCGATGTGGTCACCGCGGCTCACGCCGAGTACGCGGGCTACCTGCCGGCGGCGTGGGAGTCGCTGCGTCGGCAGCGTCATCCGCACTGGACGTGGCGGGTGCAGATCGACGGGCCGTCCGACGACGTTCTCGACACACTGGCCGCCTGTGGAGCGGCGGCTGACGGCCGCGTCCGGATCGGCGCGCACGGCACCCGGGAAGGCCCTGGGGTCGCCCGCAACATCGCCCTTGGTGAATGCACCGCGCCGCTGGTCCAGAACCTCGACGCCGACGACGAGCTCGAACCCGACGCGCTCGCCGCCCTCAGCGGCGCGCTCGCCACGCATCCTGCGGCCGGCTATGCGGTCGGTCATGCCCGTGACCTGCATGGGGACGGCACCCTGCACACCTTGCTGTTGGCCGTGCCCGCCGGGCCGCTGGCCCGCGGTGCGCTGGCTGTGGCGTGGGCGTCTGCCCTTCCCGACCAGACCCTGCCACCGGTGCACCCGGCCGGGGTGATGTGGCGCCGCACTCTGCTCCTCGCCGTCGGGGGATGGGCGGCACTACGCGGCGTCGAGGACACCGCAACCCTCATCGCCGGCTCCGCCCTCGCCACCGGAATCCTGCTCGACATTCCCACCCTGCGTTACCGGCGTCATGACGCACAGCGTTCCCGTCAGAACGGCAATTTCTCCGGGGGGGGGGGTCAATATTTGCTCATCTGGCAGCGCGCCGCACTCCTCGCCGCAGGGCATCCCTGGGAAGACCGATAA
- a CDS encoding AzlD domain-containing protein, whose amino-acid sequence MPYRPAVLVALLALAAGTFLFRFTGPVLRSRLAFPPQAERLLNTAAIVLLGALVASSALATGHHINGVARPVWVLVGGVLAYRKVPFLVVVVVAAAVTAVLRLLSVP is encoded by the coding sequence ATGCCCTACCGACCCGCGGTGCTCGTCGCGCTGCTGGCCCTGGCGGCCGGCACGTTTCTCTTCCGCTTCACGGGACCGGTGCTGCGGTCCCGGCTGGCCTTCCCGCCGCAGGCCGAACGCCTGCTGAACACGGCGGCAATCGTGCTGCTGGGTGCCCTGGTGGCTTCGTCCGCGCTGGCTACCGGCCACCACATCAACGGTGTCGCCCGGCCGGTATGGGTACTCGTGGGCGGCGTGCTTGCCTACCGAAAGGTGCCCTTTCTGGTGGTCGTGGTCGTCGCCGCGGCCGTCACGGCAGTCCTCCGCCTACTCTCCGTGCCGTAG
- a CDS encoding AzlC family ABC transporter permease: protein MRSTWRTLNRDLLRGIVLACLSVGVIGISYGAVCVTSGFPMWFPVLAATLVLAASSEFLFVGVIVAGGSPVAAVLVGLLVNARHLPYGLAIPPRVIQPGWRRIVASHLMNDESVVLSLAQPDLPRQRGAYWVCGAGILICWPAGALFGALAWNVIHDTDAFGLDAMFPAVILALILPALYERGMLRAVLTGAAITLATTPFLPSGLPELLALCAVFLNSAPEKQERAV from the coding sequence ATGCGATCGACGTGGAGAACTCTGAATCGGGACTTACTGCGCGGAATAGTGCTGGCCTGCCTGTCGGTGGGCGTCATCGGCATCTCCTACGGCGCAGTCTGCGTCACCTCTGGGTTCCCTATGTGGTTTCCGGTCCTCGCCGCCACGCTCGTACTCGCGGCATCGTCGGAGTTCCTGTTCGTCGGGGTGATCGTCGCTGGCGGCAGCCCTGTAGCCGCGGTCCTGGTCGGCCTGCTGGTCAACGCCAGGCACCTGCCTTACGGGCTGGCGATCCCGCCCCGGGTAATTCAGCCCGGGTGGCGCCGGATTGTGGCCTCTCACCTCATGAACGACGAGAGCGTGGTGCTGTCCCTGGCCCAGCCGGACCTGCCCCGACAGCGCGGCGCCTACTGGGTCTGTGGGGCAGGCATTCTGATCTGCTGGCCAGCCGGGGCGCTTTTCGGAGCGCTGGCCTGGAACGTCATCCACGACACCGACGCGTTCGGGCTGGACGCGATGTTTCCTGCGGTGATCCTGGCCCTCATCCTGCCGGCACTGTACGAACGCGGGATGCTCCGGGCGGTGCTGACCGGGGCGGCGATCACGCTGGCCACGACGCCCTTCCTGCCGTCCGGGTTGCCGGAGCTGCTGGCCCTGTGCGCGGTCTTCCTCAACTCGGCCCCGGAGAAGCAGGAGAGGGCGGTCTGA
- a CDS encoding winged helix-turn-helix transcriptional regulator produces MPDVTLDGDGRHLLDQLFDKWSLLVLAALCDRPRRFNELRQDMPAVTPKSLTACLRRLERNGMVERAVVSTDPVAIEYRITPLGRTLRSPVHAILEWAVGHLDAVEAARCHYDERRADT; encoded by the coding sequence GTGCCCGACGTGACGCTCGACGGCGACGGCCGACATCTGCTCGACCAACTCTTCGACAAGTGGTCCCTGCTGGTACTGGCCGCACTGTGCGACCGCCCCCGACGCTTCAACGAACTCCGGCAGGACATGCCCGCCGTCACCCCGAAGTCACTGACCGCCTGCCTGCGACGACTGGAGCGCAACGGCATGGTCGAACGAGCGGTCGTGTCCACGGATCCGGTGGCGATCGAATACCGCATCACCCCCCTGGGCCGGACCCTTCGGTCCCCTGTGCACGCCATCCTGGAATGGGCTGTCGGTCATCTCGACGCGGTCGAGGCCGCCCGCTGTCACTACGACGAGCGACGTGCGGACACGTGA
- a CDS encoding SDR family NAD(P)-dependent oxidoreductase gives MTAADPDPASSSAGELSFAGRTVLVTGAGRGVGRAHALAFAARGAAVVVNDLPDPAADQAEGAEGAEGAAAVVAEIRRAGGRAVAHLGDVAEPGVAEALVERALAEFGRVDVVVANAGIDRIVRLREVTADVLSEFFRVHVLGTWALCSAAWPHLAQQGYGRIVTTTSAAGYFGLAAALPYTVAKGALHGLTQTLALEGARRGITVNAVAPFAASRLAADRTRSRPEMYAAIERVAPPASVAAVALWLAHESTTVTGLAFEAGIDAVGRIAVATGDVLTVDGALTPEDVRAGAALLTGGAVTVPDLGAADRPLTRRLTERAAAAASR, from the coding sequence GTGACCGCGGCGGATCCCGATCCGGCGTCGTCGTCGGCGGGGGAGTTGTCGTTCGCGGGTCGCACCGTGCTCGTCACGGGTGCGGGGCGCGGCGTCGGGCGGGCGCACGCGCTCGCCTTCGCCGCCCGCGGGGCCGCCGTCGTCGTCAACGACCTGCCCGATCCCGCCGCCGATCAGGCCGAGGGGGCCGAGGGGGCGGAGGGGGCCGCGGCCGTCGTCGCCGAGATCCGCCGGGCCGGGGGCAGGGCCGTCGCGCACCTCGGCGACGTCGCCGAGCCGGGGGTCGCCGAGGCGCTGGTCGAGCGGGCGCTCGCCGAGTTCGGCCGCGTGGACGTCGTCGTCGCCAACGCCGGCATCGACCGGATCGTGCGGCTGCGCGAGGTCACCGCCGACGTGCTGAGCGAGTTCTTCCGGGTGCACGTGCTGGGCACCTGGGCGCTGTGCTCCGCCGCCTGGCCGCACCTGGCGCAGCAGGGCTACGGGCGGATCGTGACGACGACCTCGGCCGCCGGCTACTTCGGCCTGGCCGCCGCGCTGCCGTACACGGTCGCGAAGGGCGCCCTGCACGGCCTGACCCAGACGCTCGCCCTCGAAGGCGCCCGCCGCGGCATCACCGTCAACGCGGTCGCGCCGTTCGCGGCGTCACGGCTGGCCGCCGACCGGACCCGGTCGCGGCCCGAGATGTACGCCGCGATCGAGCGGGTCGCCCCGCCGGCGTCGGTGGCCGCGGTGGCGCTGTGGCTCGCGCACGAGTCGACGACCGTCACCGGCCTGGCCTTCGAGGCCGGCATCGACGCGGTCGGCCGCATCGCGGTGGCCACCGGCGACGTGCTCACCGTCGACGGTGCGCTGACCCCCGAGGACGTCCGCGCCGGCGCGGCGCTGCTGACCGGAGGCGCCGTGACCGTCCCCGACCTCGGCGCCGCCGACCGCCCCCTGACCCGCCGCCTCACCGAACGCGCCGCCGCAGCCGCGTCGAGGTGA
- a CDS encoding dihydrofolate reductase family protein has translation MRKLIYGMNLTLDGYIAAAGDDLGWSGPPSDELFQWWLGHEQASGLSLYGRRLWEAMSSYWPTGDQQPDATPAEIEFARNWRDTPKVVFSSTIAKVDGNTRLVTGDAIAEITRLKAEDGGPMTIGGATLAGAAMRAGLIDEYAIVAHPVLVGSGTPFFTALDSWVNLNLVETRTFPGGVVLTRYETRR, from the coding sequence ATGCGGAAACTGATCTACGGCATGAACCTGACCCTGGACGGCTACATCGCCGCGGCCGGCGACGACCTCGGCTGGAGCGGGCCGCCGAGCGACGAGCTGTTCCAGTGGTGGCTCGGCCACGAGCAGGCGAGTGGCCTGTCGCTGTACGGGCGCAGGCTGTGGGAGGCGATGAGCTCCTACTGGCCGACCGGCGACCAGCAGCCCGACGCCACCCCGGCGGAGATCGAGTTCGCGCGGAACTGGCGCGACACGCCGAAGGTGGTGTTCTCCTCGACGATCGCCAAGGTCGACGGGAACACCCGCCTGGTCACCGGCGACGCGATCGCAGAGATCACCCGGCTCAAGGCCGAGGACGGCGGCCCCATGACCATCGGCGGCGCGACGCTCGCCGGGGCGGCCATGCGCGCCGGACTGATCGACGAGTACGCGATCGTCGCCCATCCGGTCCTGGTGGGCAGCGGCACGCCGTTCTTCACCGCGCTGGACAGCTGGGTGAACCTGAACCTGGTGGAGACGCGGACGTTTCCCGGCGGCGTGGTCCTGACCAGGTACGAGACGAGGCGCTGA